The following proteins are co-located in the Amphiprion ocellaris isolate individual 3 ecotype Okinawa chromosome 7, ASM2253959v1, whole genome shotgun sequence genome:
- the zgc:114130 gene encoding mRNA decay activator protein ZFP36, whose amino-acid sequence MPSYPLNQFAELEEMMCKHLQNLDLREPNRPPSSLNLAMRTPGYISEPCRNASFSLSSLSCLPTDPADRVFLTSSQWGQQSESPLSSHLGNSTQWGKSGFLSQRSVSMVETSSTTGAMLSWPGADIKSSQSDISPSALNSSSSSSASSVSTSSSSSRYKTELCRSFTESGLCKYGGKCQFAHGTEELRDLNRHPKYKTEPCRTFHTIGFCPYGIRCHFVHNSEEEKKHSYSRSSSTSPSSSNAPHQPPSSSRSHRPPLIRQSFSFAGFPSTPQQVLQPALTGPAPSATSSFTRAPSASPLSCADVTDLLSHAFLEMDSAFEASPAQQYQPPIGQATVADPRSPFLPSPDSGFSPCGLSPTGSPSLRQSPGATGIPSGPLGARSLSYTSLSDQDQDGSSSASSVSGSESCSGNNEGSGRRLAVFSQLSVPDDATGFCL is encoded by the coding sequence CATTTACAAAACCTCGACTTGAGGGAGCCAAACAGACCACCATCATCCCTCAATCTGGCCATGAGAACACCAGGTTACATCAGTGAGCCATGTAGAAATGCATCGTTTTCCCTCTCATCCCTCTCCTGCTTGCCCACTGATCCTGCAGACCGTGTGTTTCTGACCTCCAGCCAATGGGGGCAGCAGTCAGAAAGTCCTCTGTCCTCCCACCTTGGTAATTCCACCCAGTGGGGAAAGTCAGGCTTCCTTTCCCAGCGCTCTGTCAGCATGGTGGAGACCAGCAGCACCACAGGAGCAATGCTATCCTGGCCTGGAGCTGACATAAAGAGCTCCCAAAGTGACATCAGCCCCTCTGCACTGAACTCTAGCTCCTCATCATCTGCCTCATCTGTTTCcacctcttcttcctcatcGCGCTATAAGACTGAACTGTGTCGATCTTTCACTGAGAGTGGCTTGTGCAAGTATGGTGGGAAGTGCCAGTTTGCCCATGGCACAGAGGAGCTACGTGATCTCAACAGACATCCAAAGTATAAAACTGAGCCGTGTCGTACATTTCACACCATCGGCTTCTGCCCCTACGGGATTCGCTGTCACTTTGTCCACAACagtgaggaagaaaagaaacactCCTACTCTCGGTCCTCCTCgacttctccctcttcctcaaACGCTCCTCACcagcctccttcctcctctcgtTCTCACAGACCTCCTCTCATCAGACAGAGTTTCAGCTTCGCTGGGTTTCCTTCTACTCCTCAACAAGTCCTTCAGCCTGCCCTCACTGGTCCTGCTCCTTCTGCCACTTCCTCCTTTACTCGTGCTCCATCAGCGTCTCCTCTTTCCTGTGCTGATGTTACTGACCTTCTCTCCCATGCCTTCCTGGAGATGGACTCTGCCTTCGAGGCCTCTCCTGCCCAACAGTACCAACCTCCTATAGGCCAGGCTACTGTTGCCGATCCCCGCTCTCCattcctgccttcacctgacTCTGGCTTTTCTCCATGTGGGCTGTCTCCAACTGGCTCCCCTTCTCTGAGACAGAGTCCTGGTGCAACTGGGATCCCTTCAGGGCCGCTGGGTGCCCGATCCCTGTCCTACACCTCTCTGTCAGACCAGGACCAGGATGGAAGCAGCTCTGCCAGCTCAGTCAGTGGCTCTGAATCCTGCAGTGGCAATAACGAAGGCAGTGGTAGACGTCTAGCGGTATTCAGTCAGCTCTCTGTTCCTGATGATGCTACTGGATTCTGCCTTTAA